A single region of the Psychrobacter alimentarius genome encodes:
- the hisS gene encoding histidine--tRNA ligase — protein sequence MIKAIKGFNDILPEQSAKWLHLEAILANVLGRYGYEHIRLPIVEQTDLFARAIGGATDIVEKEMYSFTDKSEPPTPLALRPEGTAGAVRAVIEHNLLRGDTPKLWYIGPMFRYERPQKGRYRQFHQLGVESFGSALPDADAELIAMTHLMWQELGLRDEMRLQLNSLGELDERHAYREALVAYLTDKKDQLDEDSQRRLTTNPLRILDSKEASTQTILADAPKLAEFLGAESLAHFEQVQSYLSALGIEFDINPHLVRGLDYYNKTVFEWVTDKLGSQATVCAGGRYDGLVGQLKSIGTDGSKPVKSEPAVGFAMGLERLLLLMEAVAPITDVPACDVFVVAHPEVYSAGIGYAQGLRYSRPDIRVKMASATSLKAQMKKADKSGAALTVIIAQQELDDNTISIKDMQTGEQKTVAQDWLVNKDNFSRN from the coding sequence ATGATTAAAGCGATTAAAGGGTTTAATGATATTTTGCCAGAACAGTCTGCAAAGTGGCTGCATTTAGAGGCGATATTGGCGAATGTGCTTGGCAGATACGGTTATGAACATATTCGTTTGCCAATCGTTGAGCAAACAGACTTATTTGCCCGTGCTATTGGCGGCGCAACAGATATTGTTGAAAAAGAGATGTACAGCTTTACTGACAAGTCTGAGCCACCAACGCCATTGGCGTTGCGTCCTGAAGGAACGGCAGGGGCAGTACGCGCTGTTATCGAACACAACTTATTGCGTGGTGATACACCCAAATTGTGGTATATCGGTCCAATGTTCCGTTACGAGCGTCCACAAAAAGGGCGTTATCGTCAATTTCACCAGCTGGGTGTAGAGAGTTTCGGTAGTGCATTGCCCGACGCTGATGCTGAGCTGATTGCGATGACGCATTTGATGTGGCAAGAGCTGGGTCTACGAGATGAGATGCGTTTGCAACTCAACAGCTTAGGTGAGCTGGATGAGCGTCATGCATACCGCGAAGCGTTGGTTGCTTATTTGACGGATAAAAAAGATCAGCTTGATGAAGACAGTCAACGCCGCTTAACCACCAATCCACTCCGTATTTTAGACAGTAAAGAGGCGAGTACGCAGACAATCTTAGCAGATGCGCCAAAGCTTGCTGAGTTCTTAGGGGCAGAAAGTCTGGCACATTTTGAGCAAGTGCAAAGCTACTTAAGTGCGCTTGGTATTGAGTTTGATATCAACCCACACTTGGTACGCGGACTAGATTATTACAACAAAACAGTTTTTGAGTGGGTCACGGACAAACTTGGTAGCCAAGCTACTGTGTGTGCAGGCGGTCGTTATGATGGTCTGGTAGGACAATTAAAGTCTATAGGTACGGATGGCAGCAAGCCTGTTAAATCTGAGCCAGCGGTTGGCTTCGCCATGGGACTTGAGCGTTTATTACTGCTGATGGAAGCCGTAGCACCAATTACTGACGTGCCAGCTTGTGATGTTTTCGTGGTTGCTCATCCAGAAGTGTATAGCGCCGGTATTGGTTATGCGCAAGGCCTGCGTTATAGCCGTCCAGACATACGAGTCAAAATGGCAAGTGCGACAAGTCTAAAAGCGCAAATGAAAAAAGCCGATAAGTCAGGGGCTGCATTGACGGTTATTATCGCGCAACAAGAGCTCGATGATAATACCATCAGCATTAAAGACATGCAGACAGGTGAGCAAAAAACAGTTGCGCAAGATTGGCTTGTAAACAAAGACAATTTTTCTCGCAACTGA
- a CDS encoding YfgM family protein — protein sequence MALTPNSPNADNSMQALKQYGSYIVTAILLALAAYFGWTYWQNNHARVDTVAADHYADIQRLNEEVSLASQNPDLEAEAQDALTQSRTQLNKDIDALVSKHGDSVYAWQALMIKARQQVDNDEFAEAGETLKKALTIDLGDAGLEAITRLRYAATLLAAGDADGALTEASKDMPSSFEPSQQELLGDIYLAQANKDSAVKSYNNAWELLRNRQETRAVLALKMESLGIVPEPIDEQASLIQESAAPEQPLVQDGAAQNAAAEVTP from the coding sequence ATGGCTCTGACACCTAATTCGCCAAATGCAGACAATTCAATGCAAGCGTTAAAGCAATATGGCAGCTATATTGTCACTGCGATTCTATTGGCACTGGCCGCTTATTTTGGCTGGACCTATTGGCAGAATAACCATGCGCGGGTAGATACCGTGGCAGCGGATCACTATGCAGACATACAGCGACTAAACGAAGAGGTCAGTTTGGCCTCGCAAAACCCAGATTTAGAAGCAGAGGCACAAGACGCACTGACACAGAGTCGTACGCAACTTAATAAAGATATCGATGCGCTAGTGAGTAAGCATGGAGATTCTGTCTATGCTTGGCAGGCGCTAATGATTAAAGCTCGCCAACAAGTCGATAATGATGAGTTTGCAGAAGCAGGCGAGACACTCAAAAAAGCACTGACAATCGACTTGGGTGATGCAGGTTTAGAAGCAATCACGCGTTTGCGCTATGCAGCGACGTTGTTGGCCGCAGGTGATGCAGACGGTGCATTGACAGAAGCCAGTAAAGACATGCCAAGCTCGTTTGAGCCGAGTCAACAAGAATTACTGGGTGATATCTATTTGGCGCAAGCCAACAAAGACTCAGCCGTTAAATCGTACAATAATGCTTGGGAGCTGTTACGCAATCGTCAGGAAACGCGTGCAGTATTGGCGTTAAAGATGGAGAGTTTGGGGATTGTGCCTGAGCCTATCGATGAGCAAGCAAGCCTCATTCAAGAGTCAGCGGCACCAGAACAGCCATTGGTACAAGATGGCGCTGCACAAAATGCTGCTGCCGAGGTTACACCGTAA